The nucleotide sequence ATGTTTTTTGCTTCTATGGCATTTTAACAGGTATTCTGTAAAAAAAACTGACTTCTTTTATCTGGAAACCTCTGATGGACACCTCACAAGCAAACATAAcaacaaatggaaaatgaaaactaGGAAAGACCACGGACAACCATGTCTTTGATCACATGGGGATGACCGCTGCCTGTGATTCAGGGAGTGGTTTTCCCTTCAGTTGAGCTTTAACAGAAGACAAGTCTGAAGAACTGCAAATATTGGTCAACTTCAGTTATTACAAAATGCTATGCTATCCTCTATGTTTCCACATATCTCCAGTTTGGAAACACGTATTTATGAAAGAGATGTCAATGCTACATGCAGTGTAGTTGACAGCACTgagaagatgaaggaaaaaaaaaaagaaggaaattcaaATCTTTAAATAACCAATAAATGCGTGCATTCTCAAGTCCTATCTCAactttgtttttctaaaaaaccAGACTATCTTCATTCAATCAAAGTAATTTTTGAGCAAACCAATAACACTTTCTCTACAACTCTTCTGGCACTTTCACTCAAAAACAAACTAGGTGTTAGCACTGGAAAAGTAAATCCCTCCAACTTTTGACTGTTTTAAACATTCTCCTTTCCTAAACCTACTGGTCCTAAAGTTAAATATTCCCAACaagttaaacatttatttttgacaTCAAAATACCTGTAACTGTGATACTGCCGGTGGAAAAAATCTGTAAGGTAGCTCTGAGAGTTTTTATTCTGTAACACACGGCAGGATGAAGTTCTGGTTCATaactagaaaacaaaataaaaggtaaaaaaatacagacctagaactgaaaaataaaagcttaagaAACATACCAAGACTGTAATGCTTTAAAATCCTATCTTACCTCGCATGAGGTCTGTTATTCTTCGTAAATTCCGGCAATCTGATCTCAAAGGGCATGTTGCACACTGCTAAAACATTCACAACTTTAAAATCTGTGAAAATTACCTTttcaaaagagaggaaaaaaaagacatcagCAAAACAGTTCGAGAAAGTAAAACGTGGTGATTGATGCATTTCTAACAGGAATCTAAACAGTACTTAATGGACTCAAATCAGTTACTTCATCCTTCTGTGGCACACTAACTGTTGAACTACATACTTCACAGTTGTATTTTGTGGTTTTAGTGCAGTTTGAGACAAAGAAACAACTCATATTGCTGTACTAAACACCTCTAAATTGAAAATAAACTAAGTTAAATAGCTGATTGAACATCAAAATAAGCAGAGAAAAAGCTTAAATTTCATTGTTTTAAGAATCTTACGCAATTTAAAAACTTCTTTAATGCCTTGTTGCTATACACCATTTTTATTAAAGCTAAGAATAAGAAAAAAGGCGCAAGTTGTTTTGTTTCAGATCTCCAGTGGCCAGTACGGCAGGCTGTTTTTCTACTGTTACTTGCTGAAACCCAGCTCAAACTACTGGTTTGCAATTATTCTTCACCACTGCCATCTTAGATGACAATAAAATATCCAACAGACAATGACCATTCCTCAGTCAAAACCTTTTAGAAGTATACTACCAGGCGAAGCAACTTAAACTTATAAAAGGTTAACTATCAATTTAATCTTCAATATATTCAGCTTAAACTGCTCACTTAATTATAAAACCTTGTGCAGTGTTTGTCTCACTGATTTAATGTTCCACTCCAACTTTAAGAGGCTGGGTCTAATGCATTGATTCCTGACAGTATAAGAGTGTCAGGAATAGTCTGATGCAGCATTACTAGGACGGGCTGTCACTGCTGCCTTCACGTTATTACAATCAAATGGACCCTCCCCTTGCCAGAGCACAGACAGTCACTGTGTCTATTTAACTGCCTGTCTATAAACTGAAACTGTGGGTAAACAACACAACTGACTACCAGGAAGTTTTAGAATACTAAAACATGTCGCTTTTAAGTCATTCAAGTTGCCATTTTTTGACCTTTACTATGAAATGCAAGTGGTGTTTTTGACTGGTAATATTAAACCAGACCCAGAAAAAATAGAGGGGTTCCATGTCCTAAGTATTTTAATTGGCCTGGTGTTACAATCTGACAGCGCAGAGccacttttttcccctcacttaaAGAGGATCAAATTTGCTCTTAACAAGATGCTATTCCATGAGAAATGATGGAAAATTATGTTCAAATGACTTTAGGTTTATACTCTTCAGCAGTTCTTCCAAATAAATCTTTCAAGATATTGTAAATTCTATCCAAGAAACATCTGTGGATGGTTCATTTATTAAACAAATTTTGTTGTTCATTAGCCAGTGAAGAAGTACTACTCCAAGCTGCCAAATGAAACTCAAATCCACAAAATAAACCAGCTTCTCTTTAACCAGCATCTGGAAAATGTATGCTGACACAAAAGGGGCATATGAGTGAAAACATGCTTACTGCTAAATTGTTATGCTCcctcattttgtttctttgtaacaAATGGACTACCAGCATTTCTCGGGTCATACAAGTTCTTTTTCATTAGAATTACCTGAAAACCTAGTTTCTGTAGACTACGAGCTAATCGTCTGGCACCAAATTTAGCTTCTTCTTCACTATAAAGAAAAGAATCAAGCATTAACAGAAATAAGAGTATATATTTGCATGCACACATACCACAATAGCTACTCAGACTACAAAATGAACTGTTAAACCATGTAACATGAACCACGATCACATGGACAGCCTTCATTTTATCCTACTGTACATGTTACATTTTAACTATCTAGATATTCAAATGAAGTTCTTTATGCGCTGTTTGAAGAATATCTTAGCACTAGGCTCCAGCTGAAGTTGGAGACGTATGTTGATCATACATGATGCTAAATACTCTTACAATCACAGGTAGTCTGAAGTTAACATCTTCCATTTTCAGACAGAGATCATATACAGAAAATATGCAAATTTACTACTGTACTTTATCCTTACTCCACAATGCAGACATATCTTAAAGGAATTCGGCTGTTAAGAGTTTAGTGAGTTTCAGATGTATCTGAACAGAGTTTGCTTTTGCTTCTTTCCCATCCTTCAACACTGTATAGCTTGATTACATTCAGGTGGGTGAAACAGTAAGAGATATCCCTCAAAAAAGGTCATCCCTACCCAAGCTTCAAGTTCTGGCTAAAATGAGAATTCTTAAAGAGTTCTCAAATGAAATCTCTAGGATTTTCTTCATAGAGTAGTTTTCCCTGCTGTTCTCCCAGAAGGCTGAACTGATGTTGCTTGAGATTTCAGCTCAGTCTGACGCAGACTCTTCACATAGAAAACTTCCTCCCAAATACACAGCTTGGCAAGGATCTGCATGTGATCCAGTGTGGGTGAATCTTAACAGTGGCAAGTATTGCCTCTTCCCATCttcttcatttatattttaaaatataaaagagtTCACTGCTAGAAAAGGAACCTTCATGAACTCACCTTGTGGCTCCCGTGCAAATAACTTTTCCTGAGGACCAAATTGTGGCCGTAATCCTAGGTTTCCTAAGCTTCATTAAtactttctaaaaagaaaaataaaagtgcaaGAACTGGAAATTAGTTGTAGCTTAAtttcatactgaaaaaaaaaaaaaaattgttagacAAATCAACTGTTACAACAACAATTCCTTTAGTTTTGATAGCCTTGAACTGTTCCTTCATTTCTTTAAGTAGTCAAGAAAATTCAGCTCCTGAAAAGAGTAAAATAAACGTGGAATATCTTAGCCAGTGATATAGTGTtcacaaaacaaattaaatgaaGGTATTTTCCTCtgaataaaaagcaaaagctgtgagAACTGTGCTAATTTTTTCTTATTACAGTGACTTCTACATTGCTGACTATCAGTAGATATTTTCTTGATCAAACCACCACTGTTATTACCATGAGGTGTAAGAGGCCTCATCGCATACCTAATACTCAACATTCAGCCCTCTAGCTGCAGTCTTCTGAGCCAATATTTACCCCCACCCCTTACTGTACATTTAGTGTAAGACAGACTAAATGCCTATCAAGACagaaatacaac is from Patagioenas fasciata isolate bPatFas1 chromosome 3, bPatFas1.hap1, whole genome shotgun sequence and encodes:
- the TBPL1 gene encoding TATA box-binding protein-like 1 codes for the protein MDADSDVALDILITNVVCVFRTRCHLNLRKIALEGANVIYKRDVGKVLMKLRKPRITATIWSSGKVICTGATSEEEAKFGARRLARSLQKLGFQVIFTDFKVVNVLAVCNMPFEIRLPEFTKNNRPHASYEPELHPAVCYRIKTLRATLQIFSTGSITVTGPNVKAVASAVEQIYPFVFESRK